AAATGACTTTGGAATACAATTCAAGATCGGCATTTCTGTTGTCGATATGCTGAGAGGTGTCGCTGGAAACTACCGGTATGGTAGATAGTAACACGGCTTTCGCACCGAGTTCATCGATTTTATCGAGCAATTTATTCAACCCTTCTTTGAAATGGGCGACACCAGCCTGTCCTTCCTGTGCTTCTACGCCGCCATATCCCAGAAATACCACTGTTGGCTGCGTCTTAGTGAGGTCTTCGATCAGATGTTCGTAGGGAGTAGGAGGGTTGGTGTAGGTACTACGGGCCTCGCCCCATACATTGTCGCCGGTCCAGCCGAGGTTTCGGAATGTAATGCCTTTGTCAGAAAAGCGGGTGGTCAGCGCAAGTTCCAGGTAGCCGTATTGAAAGTCATTTTCGAAAATGGAGTTACCTAAGAATACGACACGATCGCCGTCTTTGAGGTTAAATGGGCTTTTTGGGGTACTTTGGGCCGTGACGAAATGCCCCAGGAAAATAAAAAACAGTAACGCAATGTGTCGGGGGTGAACCGGCACTACAAATTTTCTCATGCACTTTGGGTTTAGATATTAAGATATAAAGAACCTGGCCTGTATAAAATAACCATAGGTTAGCAAAAACATCGAAATGCTTGGTTGGGAATGGTCATAATTGCCCGATATCCACAGGTTTGGGCGTGGAACGAACAGGCGTGGGTATCACGACGAAGGAAATAATGGTAGCAAGTACCAACGCCACCGCCATCAGTGTATAAGAAGCATTGAAATTCCCGGTTTGGGTATTGAGATAGCCTACCAGGTAGGAGCCTGCAAATGAACCCAATGCGCCAAGACTATTGATCAGCCCGATCGCGCCGCCAGCTACATTTTTAGGCAAGATTTCAGCAATAGCTGCAAAGAAAGGGCCGTAGGGTGTGTAAAGCGCCCCTCCCGCTACAACCAGCAACGCATAGGAGATCCAGAACTTATCAGGCCCAAGGAATACTGCTCCATAAAGGCATATGGCTGCGATCAATAAAAATGGCCAGACGAATATTTTGCGATTGCCGGTTTTGTCTGAAAAATAGGACGCAGCCAGCATTCCAATGACAGCAAAAAGATAGGGTACGGCGGATAACCAGCCCGTATTCACCATGCTCATATTGGGGGCCGCTTTGATAATGGAAGGCAGCCACATTACAAATCCATAAACGCCGACGCTCCATAGTAAATATTGAAAACATAGCAGGATCACTTTCGTGGATTTGAAAGCCTCTGCATAATTTTTAACAGGTTTGATGCCAGCTTGCTCTGCCTGAAGCTTTTCTTCCACAGCGCGTTTTTCTTCTTCCGTAAGCCAGTTTGCATTCATTGGACGCTCGTCGATCAGGCGCCACCAGATAAATGCCCAGATAATGCCCGGCGCTCCCTGCAAAATAAACATCCACCGCCAGCCCATGGAATCGATGAGGTAGCCGGACAATACCGACATCCAGAGCACCGTAACCGGATTTCCCAATATCAGGAAAGTATTGGCCCGCGAGCGTTCTTCTTTGGTAAACCACTGGCTCAAAAGGATCAGCATAGCAGGCATTACCGCACTTTCTACCACGCCTAGCATAAACCGGATCACGATGAGCGAAGTGGTATCATTGACCATCCCGGTAGCAGCTGCGAGTGCTCCCCAGAGGATCAGTGAAATGAATATCAGTTTTTTGGCTGTGCGCGTCGCTGCGTAATGTGCGCCGGGAATTTGGAAAAAGAAATAACCCAGGAAGAATAATGAGCTCAGTAATGTGGAAGTATTGGGGGTAATGTCAAGATCTTTGGCCATGCCGCCGGCTACTGCAAAACCAAAATTTGCCCTGTCGAGGTACGCGAGGCTGTATGTGACAAAAACAACCGGAATGATGCGGAACCATCGTTTTTGGGCTAGCTGTGGTTTCATGTATGGAGCTTTTTAAAAGAGAAAGCAATGGAGACTTTCTCTTTTAAAATAGAATTGAGACCATTTCTACCTGAATCTAATGCGGATCGGTTGATTATTGACGCGGCACAGATATTGATAATGACGTTTCTTAAACTTTATTGAAATGGCAAAAGCGAAAAAAGGCAGCAGGAAGAAAAATAAATTGGGCGTCAAAAATTCCCTGGTCAACAACATCAATGCCCGCAAGAAAAAAGGCAAATCCAGACCAAAAAGCAAAAAAACGGTTAGTAAGAAGTCTTACGCCAAGATGAAGAAAAACTGGGGGAAGAAGTGATTACTGTTTCCAGATTAAACCTGGTATTTTCTGGGATTGATGTATTTCAAGTGCAGGATCTTGCCAAAGTCGGGATCATTGTCTGATAGCAAAATCAAATTGTGGCAGAGAGCGGTTGCCGCAATGATGGCGTCGGGTATTTTGACCTTGAATAATTTTCTTATCTCAATTGTCTTTTGCACAATCAGTTCTGTTAGTTCATATTCAGTCGTTACACTTATAAACTGGGTAATGAATTGAAGTAAATCTTCTCTATTAGGTGAAAACCCCAGGAGCTCGATCCTTGTTATGACCGATATTTGGGCCTCGCCGCTATCTAAGATGTTATCTATTAGACTTAGCCCGTCCTCTGAGAGGCTTTCTTGCAGATATTTAGGAATAATGTTGGTGTCGATCAGATATCTCTTTCCCATTCATTCCTGATATTTTCGAAATATGTTTTAATGTCCTTTTGGTCTTCTTTGTTAATACCTTTCCAGGCTCCTCTGAGTTTTGTGGAGAGAGGCTTGTTGGGTTGCTTTTCATCCTCCGCCACTTCATCAGTGAAAGTAACGATGACCTTAACTTTATGATTTACTTTGGGTTTTTCTTTTAAGATGATCTGCCCGTTTTCGTAAATTCCTTCTACCGTTGTGAGCATCTGTTCTATTTTTTATCTCAAATATAATCATTTTGTAGCTAAACTGTCTTGCCCAGAAAAGGGGGCTGATGTTTCACTTTATCTGCAACATTATCAAGACACTATATTCTTCGGGTTGCCTGCAATGAAATGTTCCAGATTATCTGCTACCATTTGGAGAAGCCGCTTTCTTGCTTCAAATGATGCCCAGGCTACGTGTGGCGTAATGATGCAGTTCGGTGCTGATAATAGTGGATTGTCTGGTTTGGGTGGCTCAACCGACAAAACATCCAGACCTGCTCCTGCAATGCTGCCATTGTGCAATGCTTCTGCGAGGTCTGCTTCGTTGATCAATGGTCCGCGGCCGGTATTGAGGATAACTGCATTGGGTTTCATCCATGATAACCGCTCCGCATTGATCAGATTTTTGGTTTCTTCGGTCAAAGGACAATGAAAACTGACTACATCACTGCTTTTGAAAAGCGCTTCCAGTGTGACCATTTTAATGTCGTCATTGTCTGTTTGAGCGGGGTTTTTGCGGTAAGCAACGACTTTCATTCCAAAGGCCAGTGCAATTTTCGCGACTTGCGAACCGATATCACCAAGACCGACGAGTCCCATTGTTTTTCCGGCCAGTTCGGTCAATGGAGTTTTCCAGTAGCAGAAATCGGGAGAGGAAACCCATTCACCGTTGAAAACGCTTTGGCTGTGCAATTCGGCATGGTTGACGAGGGCGAGCAGCAAGGCAAATGTCTGTTGCGCCACGGAAGCAGGGCCATAAGCTTTTACATTGGTAACAGTGATGTTGTGCTTTTGAGCAGCGGCAATGTCAATGTTGTTAAAGCCTGTGGCCATTACGCCTATGTATTTGACATTGGGCAGCTGGTCCAGGATCTTTTCCGAGAGTACTACTTTATTGACCAGAATAATCTCAGCATCGGCCGCTCGCTCTACGATTTCATCTTCTTTGGATCTGTCGTATACTGTCACGTTCCCAAGCAGATGCAGCGGCGCCCAGTCCAGGTCACCAGGATTTAGTGTGTAGCCGTCGAGGATTACTATTTTCATTTTGTGGGGATTAGGATTTTAAATTTGTTTGTTAAATATTTCTCCATCCTGAAACCGTATAAAGGCTTCTTTGCTGATCTTCATTACCTCCGTATATCAAGGTTTTCTTTCCGACTTTATTCAAGGCAATATCACTGAAAAAATTCATTCCTTTGAAATGTTCCGTCATAATGGTCTGAGTGGCCTTTATTTCGAAGATATCAAATACATTGCCGTTTTGTGTCAGCATATCCACTTCATGTCCATTGGAATCCCGCCAAAACCAGTACTCCTGATGCAGGTACTGATGCTCGTTTTTCTTTTGGTACTCGGCGATGACCATGTTTTCAAATATATTTCCCCTTAATGGACTTTCACGCAATGCTTCCGCATTTCTTATACCTAGAATGTGGCACAACAGGCCTGTATCGTAGAAATACAGCTTCGAAGTTTTAACAACTCTCTTGTTGAAGTCTTGATAAAAAGGTTGAAGCCGGAAAAGTATGTATCTGCTTTCAAGGATAGAGATCCACGCCTTGGCTGTGGGTTGTGAAATGCCACATTCATTAGCTAAGGAATTCAAGTTTAACAATTGTCCAACCCTCGCCGCACAGAGGCCTAGGAATGTTCTGAATTGTCTCGTATCACGAATGTTAACCAGTTCTGTCACATCACGTTCTACATAGGTTTGCATGTAATTGGCGTAGAAAACGGATGGGTTGATATCACGATCGTAAATAGCGGGATAAAAGCCGTTGATGCACGCGCTCAAATAATCTTCTGCCAGTAAATTATCTGATTTCATTTCGTCAAAATCAAAAGGTAAAAGCTTGAATAACGCGACTCTTCCAGCCAGGCTTTGCGTGATGTTCTTTATTAAGTGAAAATTTTGTGAACCGGAAAGTACGAACTGGCCCATTTTTCCGCTGATGTCTACAAGAGTTTGAATGTAGGAGAATAGGATCGGGGCTTGCTGCGCTTCATCCAAAATTATCCGGCTTCCGTATCTGCTTAAAAATCCTAAGGGATCGTCCTGTGCGAACGCTCTATTGTTCGGATCTTCAAGTGAAATATATTCGTAGTCGTTGAAAAGTGTTTTTAATAAGGTTGTTTTGCCAGACTGTCTTGGGCCCGTCACAGCAATGACTGGATACTTGTCGCGCTGTATCTGAATGGATTCGGCTATGTGTCTGTTTATGAAGTTCATAAGTTCATTATTCTGTCACAAATGTACACTCAATTTTGAAATTACATAACTTTTATTTTTAAATTACATAGACTTTACTTTGAAATTACATAACATCTATTTTGAAATTACATAAA
The genomic region above belongs to Dyadobacter pollutisoli and contains:
- a CDS encoding type II toxin-antitoxin system VapC family toxin, with amino-acid sequence MGKRYLIDTNIIPKYLQESLSEDGLSLIDNILDSGEAQISVITRIELLGFSPNREDLLQFITQFISVTTEYELTELIVQKTIEIRKLFKVKIPDAIIAATALCHNLILLSDNDPDFGKILHLKYINPRKYQV
- a CDS encoding D-2-hydroxyacid dehydrogenase, with product MKIVILDGYTLNPGDLDWAPLHLLGNVTVYDRSKEDEIVERAADAEIILVNKVVLSEKILDQLPNVKYIGVMATGFNNIDIAAAQKHNITVTNVKAYGPASVAQQTFALLLALVNHAELHSQSVFNGEWVSSPDFCYWKTPLTELAGKTMGLVGLGDIGSQVAKIALAFGMKVVAYRKNPAQTDNDDIKMVTLEALFKSSDVVSFHCPLTEETKNLINAERLSWMKPNAVILNTGRGPLINEADLAEALHNGSIAGAGLDVLSVEPPKPDNPLLSAPNCIITPHVAWASFEARKRLLQMVADNLEHFIAGNPKNIVS
- a CDS encoding MFS transporter, encoding MKPQLAQKRWFRIIPVVFVTYSLAYLDRANFGFAVAGGMAKDLDITPNTSTLLSSLFFLGYFFFQIPGAHYAATRTAKKLIFISLILWGALAAATGMVNDTTSLIVIRFMLGVVESAVMPAMLILLSQWFTKEERSRANTFLILGNPVTVLWMSVLSGYLIDSMGWRWMFILQGAPGIIWAFIWWRLIDERPMNANWLTEEEKRAVEEKLQAEQAGIKPVKNYAEAFKSTKVILLCFQYLLWSVGVYGFVMWLPSIIKAAPNMSMVNTGWLSAVPYLFAVIGMLAASYFSDKTGNRKIFVWPFLLIAAICLYGAVFLGPDKFWISYALLVVAGGALYTPYGPFFAAIAEILPKNVAGGAIGLINSLGALGSFAGSYLVGYLNTQTGNFNASYTLMAVALVLATIISFVVIPTPVRSTPKPVDIGQL
- a CDS encoding ATP-binding protein, with amino-acid sequence MNFINRHIAESIQIQRDKYPVIAVTGPRQSGKTTLLKTLFNDYEYISLEDPNNRAFAQDDPLGFLSRYGSRIILDEAQQAPILFSYIQTLVDISGKMGQFVLSGSQNFHLIKNITQSLAGRVALFKLLPFDFDEMKSDNLLAEDYLSACINGFYPAIYDRDINPSVFYANYMQTYVERDVTELVNIRDTRQFRTFLGLCAARVGQLLNLNSLANECGISQPTAKAWISILESRYILFRLQPFYQDFNKRVVKTSKLYFYDTGLLCHILGIRNAEALRESPLRGNIFENMVIAEYQKKNEHQYLHQEYWFWRDSNGHEVDMLTQNGNVFDIFEIKATQTIMTEHFKGMNFFSDIALNKVGKKTLIYGGNEDQQRSLYTVSGWRNI